The following proteins come from a genomic window of Melospiza georgiana isolate bMelGeo1 chromosome 3, bMelGeo1.pri, whole genome shotgun sequence:
- the LOC131081774 gene encoding calpain-2 catalytic subunit has product MAGMAEALAKERAVALGAGQHDRAVPYLGQRFGTLRQQCLQEGRLFQDPSFPAGPSALGYRELGPRSHKTQGVVWRRPTELCASPQFIAGGATRTDICQGALGDCWLLAAIASLTLNEEILARVVPKDQSFQDKYAGIFHFQFWQYGEWVDVVVDDRLPTKNGELLFVHSAEGAEFWSALLEKAYAKLNGSYESLSGGTTTEGFEDFTGGIAEWYELQKPPPNLFKIIQKALQKGSLLGCSIDITSAAETEAVTSQKLVKGHAYSVTGAEQVNFRGTVQKLIRIRNPWGEVEWTGKWNDNCPNWSGVDPEVRERLTRRHEDGEFWMAFNDFLRHYSRLEICNLTPDTLASDRYKKWSLQKLDGNWRRGATAGGCRNYPNTFWTNPQYLIKLEEEDEDPDDPEGGCTFLIGLIQKHRRKQRKMGEDMHTIGFAIYEVPPEFSGQTNIHLSKNFFLTNKAREKSNTFINLREVLNRFKLPAGEYIIVPSTFEPDKNGDFCLRVFSEKNANSTVIDDEIEGNFDETEISEDDIEPSFKKLFGQLAGNDAEISAFELRSILNKILAKRQDIKSDGFSIETCKIMVDLLDNDGSGKLGLKEFHTLWTKIQKYQKIYREIDVDRSGTMNSYEMRRALETAGFKLNCQLHQVIVARFADEDLVIDFDNFVRCLIRLETLFKMFRKLDTEKSGTIELNLVNWLCFTVI; this is encoded by the exons ATGGCGGGGATGGCGGAGGCGCTGGCCAAGGAGCGGGCGGTGGCGCTGGGCGCCGGGCAGCACGACCGGGCTGTGCCCTACCTGGGGCAGCGCTTCGGGACCCTgcggcagcagtgcctgcaggagGGGCGGCTCTTCCAGGACCCCTCCTTCCCCGCCGGCCCCAGCGCTCTCGGCTACCGGGAGCTGGGGCCCCGCTCGCACAAGACACAGGGCGTCGTCTGGCGCAGACCCACG gagctgtgtgccagccccCAGTTCATAGCGGGAGGAGCCACTCGCACGGACATCTGCCAAGGGGCCTTAG gAGACTGTTGGCTCTTGGCAGCCATTGCTTCTCTCACCCTGAATGAAGAAATTCTGGCCCGTGTTGTTCCCAAGGACCAGAGCTTCCAGGATAAATATGCAGGAATTTTCCACTTCCAG TTCTGGCAGTATGGGGAGTGGGTGGACGTGGTGGTGGACGACAGGCTGCCCACCAAGAACGGGGAGCTGCTCTTCGTGCACTCAGCCGAGGGTGCCGAGTTCTGGAGCGCGCTGCTGGAGAAGGCCTATGCCAA GCTGAATGGCTCCTATGAGTCCCTCTCTGGTGGCACCACCACCGAAGGCTTCGAGGACTTCACTGGTGGCATTGCAGAGTGGTACGAGCTGCAGAAGCCACCCCCCAACCTCTTCAAGATCATCCAGAAGGCACTCCAGAAAGGCTCTCTCCTTGGCTGCTCCATTGAT ATCAccagtgctgcagaaacagaAGCAGTCACCTCCCAGAAGCTGGTGAAGGGACACGCGTACTCGGTCACCGGGGCAGAGCAG GTGAACTTCCGAGGAACCGTGCAGAAGCTGATCAGAATCCGAAATCCCTGGGGGGAAGTGGAGTGGACTGGGAAGTGGAATGACAA CTGCCCAAACTGGAGTGGTGTTGACCCTGAGGTGCGGGAGCGACTGACCAGGAGACACGAGGATGGGGAGTTCTG GATGGCGTTCAATGACTTCCTGAGGCATTACTCCCGCCTGGAGATCTGCAACCTGACCCCAGACACCCTGGCAAGTGACAGGTACAAAAAGTGGAGCCTGCAGAAGCTGGATGGCAACTGGAGGAGAGGAGCCACtgcagggggctgcaggaactACCCAA ACACATTCTGGACGAATCCTCAGTATTTGATCaagctggaggaagaagatgaggACCCTGATGATCCTGAGGGGGGCTGCACTTTCCTCATTGGGCTGATCCAGAAGCACCGTCGCAAGCAGAGGAAGATGGGCGAGGACATGCACACCATTGGCTTTGCCATTTATGAG GTGCCCCCAGAG TTTTCTGGCCAGACAAATATTCATCTGAGCAAAAACTTCTTCCTGACCAACAAAGCCCGGGAAAAATCCAATACCTTCATCAACCTGCGGGAGGTGCTGAACCGCTTCAAGCTGCCTGCAGGGGAATACATCATCGTGCCCTCCACCTTTGAGCCCGACAAGAACGGAGACTTCTGCCTCAGGGtcttctctgaaaaaaatgcaaactccAC GGTGATAGATGATGAAATTGAAGGCAATTTTGATGAG ACTGAGATCAGTGAAGATGACATCGAACCCagttttaaaaagctttttgggCAGCTAGCAGGAAAT GATGCAGAGATCTCTGCCTTCGAACTGCGCAGCATCTTGAATAAAATCCTGGCTAAAC GCCAAGATATTAAATCTGATGGCTTTAGTATTGAGACATGCAAAATAATGGTTGACCTGTTAGAT AATGATGGGAGTGGCAAACTGGGACTGAAGGAGTTCCACACCCTCTGGACAAAGATTCAGAAATACCAG aAAATTTACAGAGAAATTGATGTGGATCGATCGGGTACCATGAACTCGTATGAGATGAGGAGGGCACTGGAAACAGCAG GGTTCAAACTGAACTGCCAGTTACATCAGGTCATCGTGGCTCGTTTTGCTGATGAGGATCTCGTCATTGACTTTGACAACTTCGTGCGCTGTTTGATTCGGCTCGAAACCTTGTTCA AAATGTTTAGAAAACTGGATACTGAGAAAAGTGGGACAATAGAATTGAACCTTGTTAAT TGGCTGTGCTTCACTGTCATTTga